In Sulfuracidifex metallicus DSM 6482 = JCM 9184, a single window of DNA contains:
- a CDS encoding glycosyltransferase, giving the protein MEPLVSIVIPTLNSAKTIRKTLESIKLLNYPNVELIVVDGKSDDGTLDIVKEYKNVYNLRIVIEERRGRGVAYNRGVLESKGKYVAFLDSDATIATPGWISDAVKVMEADDKVAVVFTKVYSPLDSTIMQKAIDTFLCKGFTTANGAVYRRDAVLKVGGFNEKMNYLQEDELLHRLKKAGYTFYVNYSDYIYHYHRNSLRSYIKQNVEAAKGAKAYKAFTSEKWIVKDSMTRLLTLLISFALPVILIVTDKILLFLALILLFYVMLYIKVNLETCKQYKWSKYTLLAPFLIYMSLIGFFIGYVSPQKS; this is encoded by the coding sequence ATGGAACCTCTGGTCAGTATAGTGATTCCCACCTTAAATTCAGCTAAGACTATTAGAAAGACTTTAGAGTCTATCAAGCTTTTGAATTACCCTAACGTTGAATTAATAGTAGTTGACGGTAAATCGGACGACGGTACTTTGGATATTGTTAAAGAGTACAAAAATGTTTACAACTTAAGAATTGTAATTGAGGAAAGGAGAGGTAGGGGAGTTGCTTACAACCGAGGTGTTTTGGAGAGCAAGGGTAAGTACGTTGCGTTTCTTGACAGCGATGCTACTATAGCTACGCCAGGTTGGATAAGCGACGCGGTTAAGGTTATGGAAGCCGACGACAAGGTAGCAGTTGTTTTCACTAAGGTGTACTCGCCCCTTGACTCTACGATAATGCAAAAGGCGATAGATACTTTCTTGTGTAAGGGATTTACTACTGCTAACGGTGCTGTTTACAGACGTGATGCGGTACTTAAAGTAGGTGGTTTTAACGAGAAAATGAACTATTTGCAGGAAGATGAGTTGTTACATAGGTTAAAGAAGGCTGGCTATACTTTTTACGTCAACTATTCTGACTATATTTATCACTACCACAGAAACTCTTTGAGGTCTTACATAAAGCAGAACGTCGAGGCCGCTAAAGGTGCCAAGGCTTATAAGGCTTTTACTAGCGAGAAGTGGATAGTTAAGGATTCTATGACGAGATTACTTACTCTCTTAATTTCATTTGCGTTACCAGTGATATTAATTGTAACTGATAAAATACTGTTATTCTTGGCTTTAATACTGCTATTTTATGTTATGCTCTATATAAAAGTAAATTTAGAGACGTGTAAACAATATAAGTGGTCTAAGTACACGCTATTAGCCCCCTTCCTGATCTACATGTCTTTAATAGGGTTCTTTATAGGTTACGTGTCACCTCAAAAATCCTAG
- a CDS encoding glycosyltransferase yields the protein MLLGLELLTLHFSEPLAYFFAIKDKRIAEVEAEGYKPVSIIIPTYNEGDKIRDKLLNVMKSYPLEYAEIILVDSSTDNTTEVAKSLGIPIKIVKEKERRGKIFAVKEGIRNASNDIVVITDADALWDDPLIDAIKYLKGEIGAVSCIKRSNRGTENAYRNFYNVIRLSESAVYSTPIFHGELTAFRKSLLSADEIPNAGADDSSIATLIALKGYRAICTKVRAFEYSPKGLDYFSWKTRRGLHLVRHFIRFLPKVMRSKNRKYKAIFLEEFYLHLINPWFLVLGVVLTAIYLPKLFLFLLLVLLIALVIPQTRELVKAWVPNQFFLIMAQFKALRGEFLMWKKESK from the coding sequence ATGCTCTTAGGCTTAGAGCTTTTAACACTCCACTTCTCGGAACCCTTAGCTTATTTCTTTGCCATAAAAGATAAGAGAATAGCGGAAGTTGAAGCCGAAGGCTACAAACCCGTAAGCATAATAATCCCTACATATAACGAGGGAGATAAAATCAGGGACAAGTTGTTAAACGTTATGAAGAGTTACCCTCTGGAGTACGCCGAAATTATACTCGTTGACTCCTCCACGGACAACACTACAGAGGTAGCCAAATCACTCGGCATTCCGATAAAAATAGTCAAGGAGAAGGAGAGGAGAGGTAAAATATTCGCAGTAAAAGAGGGAATAAGGAATGCTAGTAATGATATAGTAGTAATAACCGACGCTGACGCTTTGTGGGATGATCCTTTAATAGATGCTATAAAGTACTTGAAGGGCGAGATCGGTGCTGTTAGCTGTATTAAGAGGAGTAATAGAGGGACTGAAAACGCTTATAGGAACTTTTATAATGTGATTAGGCTGTCTGAGTCTGCTGTTTACTCCACTCCGATTTTCCACGGTGAGCTAACGGCTTTCAGGAAGAGCTTGCTTTCAGCAGACGAAATTCCTAATGCCGGTGCTGATGATAGCAGCATAGCTACGCTCATCGCTTTAAAGGGATATAGAGCCATATGCACTAAAGTAAGAGCATTTGAGTACTCGCCAAAGGGGTTAGACTACTTTAGTTGGAAGACTAGAAGGGGGTTACACTTGGTAAGGCACTTTATACGCTTTTTGCCTAAAGTGATGAGGAGTAAGAACAGGAAATATAAGGCAATTTTTCTCGAGGAGTTTTACCTGCACTTAATAAACCCATGGTTTTTAGTACTCGGTGTAGTTCTGACGGCAATTTATTTGCCGAAGCTTTTCCTCTTCTTACTATTAGTACTATTAATCGCGTTAGTTATACCTCAGACCAGGGAGTTAGTGAAAGCCTGGGTACCTAATCAGTTCTTTCTAATAATGGCACAATTTAAGGCTTTGAGGGGTGAATTCTTGATGTGGAAAAAGGAGAGCAAGTGA